Proteins found in one Paenibacillus borealis genomic segment:
- a CDS encoding alpha-galactosidase, with the protein MNIYADETLGLFHLQSKDTSYIIQLVDGYPAHVYWGAQLRHDNSLTGALELRERASFSPTPLLSKPTLSLDALPQEYPQYGTSDFRRPAYQVQLTDGTRITELKYAGYTITAGKPALEGLPAVYAENEAEAQTLELTLKDDYAGLTVKLVYTVFAGHSAITRSVRFEHNGEAPLRLEQALSASVDFADSAYDTLHLSGAWARERHVQRRPLTPGAALSLESRRGSSSHQTNPFLALLRPGANEDQGDVYGFSLVYSGSFAATAEVEQFGQTRVSIGINPFDFSWLLEPGQSFQTPEAVLVYSSEGIGGMSRTYHRLYRTRLCRGVHRDQARPILVNNWEATYFNFDADKIAAIAKEAGPLGIELFVLDDGWFGKRDKDNSSLGDWFEDRRKLPEGLADLAGRVNNEGLQFGLWVEPEMVSPDSDLYRKHPDWCLHAEGRRRTEARNQLILDLSRPEVCDYLYETLSAVFSSAPITYVKWDMNRNMTEIASATASPERQQETAHRYMLGLYNLLERLTSRFPDILFESCSGGGGRFDPGMLFYMPQTWTSDDTDALERLAIQYGTSIVYPASSMGAHVSAVPNHQVDRITSLATRGDVAMSGNFGYELDLTKFTGAEKDLAARQIAQYKEIRTLVQQGDMYRLQSPFEGNGDTAWMFVSEDKTEAFVAYFRVLAIPNAPISRLTLKGLNPELDYVIETGAAGVTANGHGGGEAAVPADGQSSAPFQTAFDGVPHGGDRLMRIGLVVSDLRGDYASCTYRLRAVQR; encoded by the coding sequence ATGAACATTTATGCAGATGAAACGCTAGGCCTGTTCCACCTTCAATCCAAAGATACCAGCTATATCATTCAACTGGTAGACGGATATCCCGCCCATGTATACTGGGGCGCACAGCTCCGTCATGACAACAGCCTGACCGGGGCGCTTGAGCTGCGCGAGCGTGCTTCCTTCTCCCCAACCCCGCTGCTGTCCAAACCTACCCTCTCTCTGGATGCCCTTCCCCAGGAGTATCCGCAGTATGGAACAAGTGATTTCCGGCGTCCTGCCTATCAGGTTCAGCTGACGGACGGCACACGCATCACTGAACTCAAATATGCCGGCTACACGATTACAGCGGGCAAGCCAGCCCTTGAAGGACTGCCTGCCGTCTATGCGGAGAATGAAGCGGAAGCCCAGACACTGGAGCTTACCCTGAAGGATGATTACGCCGGTCTGACCGTTAAGCTGGTGTATACCGTCTTCGCTGGTCATAGCGCGATTACACGCTCCGTACGTTTTGAACATAACGGTGAGGCTCCGCTGCGGCTTGAACAAGCCCTCAGCGCATCCGTTGATTTCGCGGATTCCGCCTACGATACACTACACCTGAGCGGTGCATGGGCCAGAGAGCGCCATGTTCAGCGCCGTCCGCTGACTCCGGGCGCAGCCCTGTCGCTGGAGAGCCGCCGCGGTTCAAGCAGCCATCAGACCAATCCGTTTCTTGCCCTGCTCCGCCCCGGCGCTAATGAAGATCAGGGTGATGTATACGGCTTCAGCCTCGTCTACAGCGGCAGCTTCGCCGCCACTGCAGAGGTTGAGCAGTTCGGGCAGACCCGTGTAAGCATCGGGATTAATCCGTTTGATTTCTCCTGGCTGCTGGAGCCGGGCCAATCCTTCCAGACGCCGGAGGCTGTGCTCGTCTATTCCAGTGAAGGAATCGGCGGTATGTCACGCACCTATCACCGGCTGTACCGGACCCGGCTGTGCCGCGGCGTTCACCGCGACCAGGCCCGTCCGATTCTCGTCAATAACTGGGAAGCAACCTATTTCAATTTCGATGCGGACAAAATCGCAGCGATCGCCAAGGAAGCAGGTCCTCTCGGTATTGAACTGTTCGTACTCGATGACGGCTGGTTCGGCAAGCGTGACAAAGATAACAGCTCGCTGGGCGACTGGTTCGAAGACCGCCGCAAGCTGCCTGAAGGTCTGGCCGATCTGGCTGGCCGCGTCAATAACGAAGGCCTGCAATTCGGACTATGGGTAGAACCGGAAATGGTCTCTCCGGACAGCGATCTGTACCGGAAGCATCCGGACTGGTGTCTGCATGCCGAAGGACGCCGCCGTACCGAAGCCCGCAACCAGCTCATCCTGGATCTCTCGCGTCCTGAAGTATGCGACTATCTGTATGAGACATTAAGTGCTGTCTTCTCCAGCGCACCGATTACTTATGTCAAATGGGATATGAACCGTAATATGACCGAGATTGCCTCCGCGACAGCCAGCCCGGAGCGGCAACAAGAAACCGCCCACCGCTATATGCTCGGCCTGTACAACCTGCTGGAGCGCCTGACCTCGCGCTTCCCTGATATCCTGTTCGAGAGTTGCTCGGGCGGCGGCGGCCGGTTCGATCCGGGAATGCTGTTCTATATGCCGCAGACCTGGACCAGTGATGATACCGATGCGCTTGAACGCCTGGCCATTCAATACGGCACAAGTATCGTATATCCGGCCAGCAGTATGGGTGCTCACGTATCAGCGGTTCCGAACCATCAGGTAGACCGCATTACCTCCCTTGCCACCCGCGGGGATGTAGCGATGAGCGGCAATTTCGGCTATGAGCTGGATCTTACCAAGTTCACCGGTGCCGAGAAGGATCTGGCTGCCCGGCAGATTGCCCAGTACAAGGAAATCCGCACGCTGGTGCAGCAGGGCGATATGTATCGCCTGCAGAGTCCGTTTGAGGGTAACGGCGACACCGCCTGGATGTTCGTCAGCGAAGATAAAACGGAAGCCTTCGTAGCCTATTTCCGGGTGCTTGCCATACCGAACGCACCAATCTCGCGCCTTACGCTCAAAGGGCTCAATCCGGAGCTGGATTATGTGATTGAGACTGGCGCAGCCGGTGTTACCGCAAATGGCCACGGCGGCGGAGAAGCCGCTGTACCTGCTGATGGGCAGAGCTCCGCTCCGTTCCAGACAGCATTTGACGGCGTACCTCACGGCGGCGACCGCCTGATGCGTATCGGCCTGGTTGTTTCCGACCTGCGTGGCGATTACGCGAGCTGCACCTATCGCCTGAGAGCTGTACAGCGTTAA
- a CDS encoding copper amine oxidase N-terminal domain-containing protein gives MKKSLNIYLIFVIFLMSVGVNSVFASKDPSGSITSVKSSREHPSVFINNEKLDIYANVTTLGTTLVPMRPIFEAYGMTVEWDNTTKTVTATEGDDKIQLTNNSYEAYVNGSKVALTQAPSLEPDSNIFFVNLRFISEAIGAKVTWSKTANGASIYINFTE, from the coding sequence ATGAAAAAATCATTGAACATATATCTTATTTTTGTAATTTTTTTGATGAGTGTTGGAGTAAATAGTGTTTTTGCTTCTAAAGATCCTAGTGGTAGTATAACTAGTGTGAAATCTTCCAGAGAACATCCAAGTGTTTTTATCAATAATGAGAAATTGGATATCTACGCTAATGTTACAACTCTTGGGACAACGCTTGTTCCCATGCGGCCTATATTCGAGGCTTATGGAATGACTGTAGAATGGGATAACACGACCAAAACGGTTACTGCGACCGAAGGGGATGATAAAATTCAGTTAACGAATAATTCGTATGAGGCGTATGTGAACGGAAGTAAAGTAGCATTAACTCAGGCTCCTTCTCTAGAACCTGATAGTAATATTTTCTTTGTGAATTTAAGATTTATTTCTGAAGCAATTGGCGCAAAGGTTACTTGGAGTAAAACTGCCAATGGTGCTTCCATATACATCAACTTTACTGAATAA
- a CDS encoding TetR/AcrR family transcriptional regulator: MNPKLTLRDQKKEATAYALAVAAFELVLEQGMDGFIVDDIVRKAGYSRRTFANYFSCKEEAVAQYFMGCVTNQDEKTIFADFTDDSTPLDVLYGLLKMQFTSEFLHKLRQFVSLAKQYPSLEPYILSVFRRLQIAAQEVLEQFSNGRYADGYTHLLAGAVYGAFVPIMDGRLNVLLPGETQDDRPGAISFDQYLNSMFAYLRNGF; this comes from the coding sequence TTGAATCCCAAACTGACACTGCGGGACCAAAAAAAAGAAGCCACCGCCTACGCTTTGGCTGTAGCCGCCTTCGAGCTTGTACTGGAGCAAGGTATGGACGGCTTCATCGTCGATGATATTGTCCGGAAGGCCGGCTATTCCCGGCGGACCTTCGCCAACTACTTCTCCTGCAAAGAAGAAGCGGTAGCGCAATATTTCATGGGCTGTGTTACAAATCAGGATGAGAAAACGATATTCGCGGATTTCACAGATGATTCAACTCCGCTCGATGTATTGTACGGTCTGCTCAAGATGCAGTTCACTTCCGAGTTCCTGCATAAATTGCGGCAGTTCGTCTCGCTTGCGAAGCAATATCCGTCACTGGAGCCGTATATCCTGAGCGTATTCCGGCGCTTGCAGATCGCGGCCCAGGAAGTACTCGAACAGTTCTCCAACGGACGTTATGCGGACGGATATACCCATCTGCTTGCCGGGGCCGTCTATGGAGCGTTCGTGCCCATTATGGACGGACGGCTCAATGTTCTGTTGCCTGGCGAAACCCAGGATGACCGCCCCGGCGCCATATCGTTTGATCAATATTTGAATTCCATGTTTGCTTACTTACGCAACGGCTTCTAA
- a CDS encoding MMPL family transporter produces the protein MSTFLYRLGKSAYSKPWYFIAAWIVVLGVIGALLGVNGIQSSSEMKIEGTESQKVLDKLTQELPAAAGGQASVAFTAPDGERLDTPERVALLQKAINDVYNMEYVINPVELAAQAAAAAAQAAGADPSAAAGQAAAADPSAAAGQAAAAAQSAPYGPLMADGAPVPGVMLSADGNIALFQFQFTVQQTSLPSEVPDNIIDTVTEVEQAGSGITAIPSDSLKSIPAIGSTEAVGVVVAAVVLFMTLGSVVAAGLPLITALLGVGISVGGAFALGSLIQMNDITPILAVMIGLAVGIDYSLFIVNRQRRLILDEKLSAGESASRALGTAGSAVFFAGLTVIIALCGMLVIGIGFLSTMALVAAASVLINVLLALTLLPALLGLVGEKIVTAKARTKNTGNSKKERHGFSHRWANATVKYRWVIIILVVLVLGAAAIPVTKMELGIPSGASANLDTPARQSYDVISKGFGEGFNGPLLLVAEPKNPSDKISMELLGKLTQELQMHDNVTQVSPMGVNATGDLAIISLIPKTGPTDTATRDLVQELRDPSSSLTSGNNINLGVTGFTAINIDMSSKLSDAFPVYIGIIVILSLIILLLVFRSIIVPIKATIGFVLSILATFGVTTAVYQWGWLHSLFGFDTGGPLLSFMPILVTGILYGLAMDYQVFLVSSMREAYVHGRHGNDSVVHGYDLASRVVLAAGVIMVSVFFGFIFAPDAMIKQIGFALAFGILIDAFIIRMTLVPAVMAVFGDKAWWLPKWLDRLLPNLDVEGDKLIAKLNAESGQKH, from the coding sequence ATGTCAACATTTCTATACCGCTTAGGTAAGTCGGCTTATTCCAAGCCCTGGTATTTCATCGCGGCGTGGATTGTCGTGCTCGGTGTTATTGGGGCGCTGCTTGGTGTCAATGGCATCCAGTCCAGCTCCGAAATGAAAATTGAAGGCACCGAATCGCAAAAAGTGCTGGATAAGCTGACCCAAGAGCTTCCTGCTGCTGCCGGCGGCCAAGCTAGTGTCGCCTTCACCGCACCAGACGGAGAACGTCTGGATACACCGGAACGTGTAGCGCTACTTCAGAAAGCTATCAATGACGTCTACAATATGGAATACGTCATCAATCCGGTTGAACTGGCAGCACAGGCTGCTGCCGCTGCTGCTCAAGCCGCTGGCGCTGATCCTTCCGCTGCCGCCGGCCAAGCCGCCGCTGCTGATCCTTCCGCTGCTGCCGGCCAAGCCGCCGCTGCAGCACAGTCGGCCCCTTATGGTCCGCTGATGGCTGACGGCGCTCCGGTTCCAGGCGTTATGCTGTCTGCTGACGGCAATATTGCCCTGTTCCAGTTCCAGTTCACGGTTCAGCAGACATCCCTTCCATCGGAAGTACCGGATAACATCATCGATACCGTGACTGAAGTCGAGCAGGCAGGGTCCGGAATCACTGCGATTCCGAGTGATTCCCTGAAGAGCATCCCGGCTATCGGTTCGACCGAAGCAGTCGGAGTTGTTGTCGCGGCGGTCGTACTGTTCATGACGCTGGGCTCGGTCGTTGCTGCCGGTCTGCCGTTGATTACCGCTCTCCTCGGCGTCGGAATCAGTGTCGGAGGTGCTTTCGCACTCGGCAGTCTGATCCAGATGAATGACATTACGCCGATTCTCGCCGTGATGATCGGTCTGGCAGTAGGTATCGACTACTCCTTGTTCATCGTGAACCGCCAACGCCGCCTGATTCTCGATGAGAAACTAAGCGCCGGCGAATCCGCCAGCCGGGCACTGGGCACCGCCGGCAGCGCCGTATTCTTCGCCGGTCTGACCGTTATCATCGCCCTATGCGGCATGCTTGTTATCGGCATCGGCTTCCTGTCGACCATGGCACTTGTAGCTGCAGCCAGCGTTCTGATCAACGTTCTGCTCGCCCTGACCCTGCTGCCTGCCCTGCTCGGACTGGTCGGTGAGAAGATCGTCACCGCCAAAGCCCGCACCAAAAACACCGGAAACAGCAAGAAAGAGCGCCATGGCTTCTCACACCGCTGGGCAAATGCCACAGTGAAATACCGCTGGGTGATCATTATTCTCGTTGTACTCGTTCTTGGAGCAGCAGCGATTCCGGTAACCAAGATGGAGCTGGGCATTCCTTCGGGCGCCTCGGCTAACCTGGATACTCCGGCTCGCCAGAGCTATGATGTGATCTCCAAAGGGTTCGGCGAAGGCTTCAACGGACCGCTGCTGCTGGTGGCGGAGCCGAAGAACCCGTCCGACAAAATTTCGATGGAGCTGCTGGGCAAGCTGACTCAAGAGCTGCAAATGCATGATAACGTTACGCAGGTGTCTCCGATGGGCGTTAATGCCACCGGTGATCTCGCCATCATAAGCCTGATCCCGAAAACGGGTCCGACAGATACAGCTACAAGAGATCTCGTGCAGGAATTGCGAGATCCGTCATCCAGTCTAACCTCAGGCAACAATATTAATCTTGGTGTGACCGGCTTCACCGCCATCAATATTGATATGTCTTCCAAACTGTCTGATGCCTTCCCTGTCTACATCGGCATCATTGTTATTCTCTCGCTGATCATCCTGCTGCTGGTCTTCCGGTCGATTATTGTTCCAATCAAAGCGACCATCGGCTTTGTTCTCAGTATTCTTGCCACCTTCGGCGTGACCACAGCCGTCTATCAGTGGGGATGGCTGCACTCCTTGTTCGGCTTCGATACAGGAGGACCGCTGCTCAGCTTCATGCCGATTCTGGTCACCGGTATTCTGTACGGGCTGGCCATGGATTATCAGGTATTCCTGGTCAGCTCCATGCGTGAAGCTTATGTCCACGGCCGCCACGGCAATGACAGTGTCGTTCACGGCTATGATCTCGCCAGCCGTGTTGTGCTTGCCGCAGGCGTAATCATGGTTTCCGTCTTCTTCGGCTTCATCTTCGCTCCTGACGCGATGATTAAGCAGATTGGCTTCGCACTCGCCTTCGGCATCCTGATCGATGCCTTCATCATCCGGATGACGCTCGTTCCGGCCGTCATGGCCGTCTTCGGCGACAAAGCCTGGTGGCTGCCGAAATGGCTGGACCGCCTGCTCCCGAATCTCGACGTGGAAGGCGATAAGCTGATCGCCAAGCTGAATGCCGAGAGCGGACAGAAGCACTAA
- the cls gene encoding cardiolipin synthase — protein sequence MEFASITTLIISSITFINILLALGFLFIERREAGYTWAWLMVLFFIPILGFVLYIFFGRNLKKKNFYNLFIEEQDFVQAETDRQLASLHDEVQEISPWLQKYTELITMNIRSSHGLLSSDNDIVIYSDGKQKFDALFEDIRSARTEINIQYYIIQPDALGKKLRDELTRKAQEGVKVRLLYDEVGSKRIPPGFFKELRAAGGEVEVFFPSLLRPLNFRINNRNHRKLCIIDGRIAYIGGFNVGDEYLGLDKKFGYWRDTHLRITGNAVNHIQGRFVLDWHQAGKHERGDYEEFSFYTGGHKGTSPVQIITSGPNSETEHLKNMYIKLILSARKSVYIQTPYFIPDTSFMDACKIALLSGVDLRIMIPNKPDHPFVYWATWAYAGDLLNYGAKILLYENGFLHAKTIVADGEVASVGTMNIDSRSFRLNFEVNAIVYDRQVAAQLQDLFLQDSRVSSELTPERYKERSLMIKLKEGISRLLSPIL from the coding sequence ATGGAATTTGCAAGTATAACGACGCTTATTATTTCAAGCATCACATTCATAAATATTCTGCTGGCGCTGGGGTTCCTGTTCATTGAGCGGAGAGAGGCGGGTTACACCTGGGCCTGGCTGATGGTTCTGTTCTTCATTCCTATCTTGGGGTTCGTTCTGTATATCTTTTTCGGGCGGAATCTGAAGAAGAAGAATTTCTACAATCTGTTCATTGAAGAGCAGGATTTTGTCCAGGCCGAGACAGACCGGCAGCTGGCTTCGCTGCATGACGAAGTCCAGGAGATATCTCCCTGGCTGCAGAAATATACAGAGCTCATCACGATGAACATCAGATCGTCGCATGGTCTTTTATCCAGTGATAATGATATCGTTATCTATAGTGACGGGAAGCAGAAATTTGACGCATTATTCGAGGATATCAGGTCCGCGAGGACAGAGATTAATATTCAATATTACATCATTCAGCCGGATGCCCTGGGGAAGAAGCTGAGGGATGAATTAACCCGCAAAGCGCAGGAAGGCGTGAAGGTGCGGCTGCTCTATGATGAAGTCGGCTCCAAACGGATTCCGCCCGGGTTCTTCAAAGAATTACGTGCAGCAGGTGGAGAGGTGGAGGTGTTCTTCCCGTCTCTGCTCAGACCGCTGAATTTCCGGATCAACAACCGGAATCACCGCAAGCTGTGCATTATAGATGGAAGGATTGCTTATATCGGCGGGTTCAATGTCGGAGATGAATACCTTGGACTGGACAAGAAATTCGGCTATTGGCGGGACACCCACCTCAGGATCACCGGGAATGCCGTCAATCACATTCAAGGCAGATTTGTTCTGGACTGGCATCAGGCCGGGAAGCATGAGCGGGGGGATTATGAGGAATTCTCCTTTTATACAGGGGGGCATAAAGGGACAAGCCCGGTTCAGATCATCACCAGCGGCCCCAATTCGGAGACCGAGCATCTGAAGAACATGTACATCAAGCTCATTTTATCGGCCCGGAAAAGTGTATATATCCAGACTCCCTACTTCATTCCGGACACCAGCTTCATGGATGCCTGCAAAATCGCCCTGCTCTCAGGGGTGGATCTGCGCATCATGATCCCTAATAAACCTGATCATCCGTTTGTGTATTGGGCTACTTGGGCTTATGCCGGAGATCTGCTCAATTATGGGGCCAAAATTCTGCTCTATGAGAACGGCTTCCTGCACGCCAAGACGATTGTGGCAGACGGGGAAGTGGCATCTGTAGGGACGATGAATATCGACTCGCGCAGCTTCCGTTTGAACTTCGAAGTCAATGCCATTGTATATGACCGGCAGGTGGCCGCACAGCTTCAGGACCTGTTTCTGCAGGACAGCCGGGTAAGCTCTGAGCTTACGCCTGAGCGGTACAAGGAGCGTTCGCTTATGATTAAGCTGAAGGAAGGGATCTCGCGGCTGCTGTCGCCTATTTTATAG
- a CDS encoding TetR family transcriptional regulator, with translation MANKVMNVRVTHTKESLAGAFIELVSVKDFEKITIADITQRAKVNRATFYAHFNDKYELLDYMMGDSASAAIRQHTAGKVKVDPDSIGQLVLAVCDFYDQPEVSCRSSYIGFVVPQLRDKMLTALKAYLLDGLGSLYTEGERKIMASFAAQAIHEGAVQWVSGEISMDKEEVARKVAVLVTGGFEAYAREGDRAWNLQV, from the coding sequence ATGGCGAATAAAGTAATGAATGTACGGGTGACGCATACGAAGGAGTCGTTGGCGGGTGCTTTTATCGAGCTGGTGTCCGTGAAGGATTTCGAGAAAATCACGATTGCCGATATCACCCAACGGGCTAAAGTGAACCGGGCTACCTTCTATGCACATTTTAATGATAAATACGAATTACTGGACTACATGATGGGGGACTCTGCATCGGCAGCCATCAGACAACACACTGCAGGGAAAGTGAAGGTTGACCCGGACAGCATCGGGCAGCTTGTTCTGGCCGTGTGCGATTTCTATGACCAGCCGGAGGTGAGCTGCCGCAGCAGCTATATAGGATTCGTCGTACCGCAGCTCAGAGATAAGATGTTAACTGCGCTCAAGGCTTATTTGCTGGACGGTCTGGGTAGTCTCTATACGGAGGGTGAGCGGAAAATAATGGCTTCTTTTGCTGCCCAGGCTATCCATGAAGGAGCTGTTCAATGGGTGTCCGGGGAGATCAGCATGGACAAAGAGGAAGTCGCCCGTAAGGTGGCAGTATTAGTCACGGGAGGATTTGAGGCTTACGCACGGGAGGGGGACAGGGCATGGAATTTGCAAGTATAA
- a CDS encoding SDR family NAD(P)-dependent oxidoreductase, with protein MRTIAIVGAGPGLGLSLAKKFGENGFRVAVISRNAEKLALIVSGLEQLHIGAQAFAADVTDLSSLQRALRAAKETFGPIDVLEFSPYAGWATFTSVLETTPQSTLEQINSYLLPAILSVNEVLPDMMNSRSGAILFTTGISAMYPLPFVGNGGIVMSGIRNYAANLHNELKDKGIYVGHLSIGTAIEAGTAGDPDVIAETWYRQYESKEQFEAVFPQGFDPAVMG; from the coding sequence ATGAGAACTATTGCAATCGTCGGCGCAGGCCCCGGATTAGGCCTGTCGTTAGCCAAAAAATTCGGGGAGAACGGATTCAGGGTAGCCGTAATCTCGCGTAATGCAGAGAAATTAGCCTTGATCGTCAGCGGGCTTGAACAGCTCCATATTGGAGCTCAAGCTTTTGCGGCAGATGTTACGGATTTGAGTTCTTTACAGCGGGCCCTCCGGGCGGCAAAAGAAACGTTTGGTCCAATCGATGTGCTGGAATTCAGTCCTTATGCGGGCTGGGCGACATTCACCAGTGTCCTGGAAACTACGCCGCAAAGTACTCTTGAACAAATCAACAGCTATCTGCTGCCGGCCATTCTGTCTGTGAATGAGGTATTACCCGATATGATGAACAGCCGCTCCGGAGCGATTCTGTTTACGACCGGGATCTCGGCGATGTACCCGCTGCCTTTTGTCGGGAATGGGGGAATTGTAATGTCGGGGATTCGTAACTACGCGGCCAATCTGCACAATGAGTTAAAAGATAAGGGGATATACGTCGGGCATCTGTCCATCGGAACCGCAATCGAGGCCGGAACGGCAGGTGACCCTGATGTCATTGCAGAGACTTGGTATAGACAATATGAGAGTAAGGAGCAGTTTGAGGCGGTATTTCCTCAGGGGTTTGATCCGGCGGTGATGGGCTGA
- a CDS encoding aminoglycoside phosphotransferase family protein, with the protein MTAYEKAKLEIAEVENVLKQHFGAGPFRVTPVEGGNLSSVFSFEHERQDYIIKFSDMEGAYDTEGFVANLLTSQGIPFAKCLGQGKAGPLSYSISERIRGGNLVDCSDREKSSLLPELIGILTRMNHAGLGATSGFGWIQPSGAGTYPAWREYIISFFAEDQTGTFWEGWHSLFTATCLEKDVFEECYHRLLAYAEYNEPHRYFIHGDFQPWNILSDGRQITGIIDGNFAYGDFLVDLATLEGNLGELDVVQAYQEYQHREGIIIPDFQERLTGARYFKGLDALRFYAKMGWDDAYRQLRDYLLQLPE; encoded by the coding sequence ATGACTGCATATGAGAAAGCAAAATTAGAGATTGCAGAAGTAGAAAATGTATTGAAGCAGCATTTTGGCGCAGGTCCGTTCAGGGTGACGCCAGTAGAAGGGGGAAACCTCAGCAGTGTATTCTCCTTTGAGCATGAAAGGCAAGACTACATTATTAAGTTTAGTGATATGGAGGGAGCCTACGATACAGAAGGTTTTGTAGCAAATCTGTTAACCAGCCAGGGCATCCCGTTTGCCAAATGTCTGGGGCAGGGTAAAGCGGGTCCGCTCAGCTATTCTATCTCGGAACGGATTAGAGGCGGCAATCTTGTGGATTGTTCCGATCGTGAGAAGAGCAGCCTGCTTCCTGAGCTTATCGGCATATTGACCCGGATGAATCATGCCGGTCTCGGCGCAACAAGCGGCTTCGGATGGATACAGCCAAGCGGAGCCGGCACTTACCCGGCATGGCGGGAGTATATTATTTCATTCTTCGCCGAGGATCAGACCGGAACCTTCTGGGAAGGCTGGCACAGCTTATTTACGGCGACCTGTCTGGAAAAGGATGTATTCGAAGAATGCTACCACCGTCTGCTGGCGTATGCGGAATATAACGAGCCGCACCGCTATTTTATCCATGGGGATTTTCAGCCCTGGAATATCCTGTCGGATGGCCGGCAGATCACCGGAATCATCGACGGCAATTTTGCCTATGGAGATTTCCTGGTCGATCTGGCTACCTTGGAAGGGAATTTAGGAGAGCTTGATGTAGTTCAAGCTTATCAGGAATACCAACACAGGGAGGGAATCATCATCCCTGATTTCCAAGAACGGCTGACCGGTGCGCGGTATTTCAAAGGTCTGGACGCACTCCGTTTCTATGCCAAAATGGGCTGGGATGATGCTTATCGTCAGCTGCGTGATTACCTGCTTCAGCTGCCGGAGTGA